A genomic stretch from Desulfolutivibrio sulfodismutans DSM 3696 includes:
- the cmk gene encoding (d)CMP kinase yields the protein MKPLVVTIDGPAGVGKTTLAKRVAQALGVAYLDTGAMFRVLALRLSPVDADTPSGEIAAALSGLDFSLRGVGADTALLADGAPVGDEIRTEAVAYAASTLATRPEVRAFLRAAQQRLGRDIELVAEGRDMGTVIFPGAAHKFFLDATAQVRAARRVEQLAAMGKPADHAAILADITRRDAQDRTRAEAPLRPAPDAVVIDTSDLDIDGVFARIMATIAPSV from the coding sequence ATGAAACCTCTGGTTGTGACCATCGACGGTCCGGCCGGGGTGGGCAAGACCACCCTGGCCAAGCGGGTGGCCCAGGCCCTTGGCGTGGCCTATCTGGACACCGGGGCCATGTTCCGCGTTTTGGCCCTGCGCCTTTCGCCGGTTGACGCCGACACCCCCTCCGGGGAGATCGCCGCCGCCCTCTCGGGCCTGGACTTCTCCCTGCGCGGGGTCGGCGCGGACACGGCGCTTCTGGCGGACGGCGCGCCCGTGGGCGACGAGATCCGCACCGAGGCCGTGGCCTATGCCGCCTCCACCCTGGCCACCCGGCCCGAGGTGCGGGCCTTCTTGCGCGCCGCCCAGCAGCGACTCGGCCGGGACATCGAGCTTGTGGCCGAGGGCCGGGACATGGGCACGGTGATTTTTCCAGGCGCGGCGCACAAGTTTTTCCTGGACGCCACGGCCCAGGTGCGCGCCGCCAGACGGGTGGAGCAACTGGCGGCCATGGGCAAACCCGCCGACCACGCCGCCATCCTGGCCGACATCACCCGGCGCGACGCCCAGGACCGCACCCGGGCCGAGGCCCCCCTGCGGCCCGCCCCGGACGCGGTGGTCATCGACACCTCGGACCTGGACATCGACGGGGTGTTCGCCCGGATCATGGCCACCATCGCTCCGTCCGTCTGA
- the hisC gene encoding histidinol-phosphate transaminase, translated as MSDLPFVRDEVRGFTPYAPGLSIDEIREKYGLARVIKLASNENPLGVSPLVVRALERTAPLAFRYPRGGNPVLTAGIADHFGLDPAGVAAGNGSDEIIDLLIRVAARPGLDNVVAFNPCFSIYVHQSRLCGVDMRQVPLAGDFSFDFEALLSVVDENTALVFVTNPDNPSGRAVPADELAALSGRLPARTILVVDEAYADFADPAKDYTLLPRLKDFPNVAVLRTFSKMYGLAGLRLGFGAMSPALADYLRRVRLPFSVNLMAEAAGLAAMQDGQFIAATRETVLRGRAGVAAALAGLGCQVCPSMANFLMFTPPLAAARVFEALLGRGIIVRPLASYGLPDRLRVSLGSDEENAAFVAAMREILGQAGAAGGA; from the coding sequence TCACGCCCTATGCGCCCGGGCTGTCCATTGATGAGATCCGGGAGAAATACGGGCTGGCCCGGGTCATAAAACTGGCCAGCAACGAAAACCCCCTGGGCGTCTCGCCCCTGGTGGTGCGGGCCCTTGAGCGCACCGCCCCCCTGGCCTTCCGCTATCCCCGGGGGGGGAATCCGGTCCTGACCGCAGGCATCGCCGACCATTTCGGCCTGGACCCGGCCGGGGTGGCGGCGGGCAACGGATCGGACGAGATCATCGATCTGTTGATCCGGGTCGCGGCCCGGCCCGGGTTGGACAATGTGGTGGCCTTCAATCCCTGTTTTTCCATCTACGTGCATCAGTCCCGGCTGTGCGGCGTGGACATGCGCCAGGTTCCCCTGGCCGGGGATTTCTCTTTCGATTTCGAGGCGCTTTTGTCCGTGGTGGACGAAAATACGGCCCTGGTCTTCGTCACCAACCCGGACAACCCCTCGGGGCGCGCCGTGCCCGCCGACGAACTGGCCGCCCTGTCCGGTCGCCTGCCCGCCCGGACCATCCTGGTGGTGGACGAGGCCTATGCCGACTTCGCCGATCCGGCCAAGGACTATACCCTGCTGCCGCGCCTGAAAGATTTTCCCAATGTGGCCGTGTTGCGCACCTTTTCCAAGATGTACGGCCTGGCCGGGCTGCGCCTGGGCTTCGGGGCCATGTCCCCGGCCCTGGCCGACTATCTGCGCCGGGTGCGGCTGCCGTTTAGCGTCAACCTCATGGCCGAGGCCGCCGGACTGGCCGCCATGCAGGACGGCCAGTTCATCGCGGCCACCCGGGAGACCGTGCTGCGCGGCCGGGCGGGCGTGGCGGCGGCCCTGGCGGGCCTTGGCTGCCAGGTCTGCCCCTCCATGGCCAACTTCCTCATGTTCACCCCGCCCCTGGCCGCGGCCCGGGTCTTCGAGGCGCTGCTTGGCCGGGGCATTATCGTGCGCCCCCTGGCCAGCTACGGCCTGCCGGACAGGCTGCGGGTCAGCCTTGGCTCGGACGAAGAGAACGCGGCCTTCGTGGCGGCCATGCGGGAGATTCTGGGCCAAGCCGGTGCGGCGGGCGGCGCATGA